One segment of Pseudomonadota bacterium DNA contains the following:
- a CDS encoding type II toxin-antitoxin system Phd/YefM family antitoxin: MKEQYTIVDAKNKLTSIIHSVETGHAVKLTRHGKPVAVLLSIKDYQRLNSKKEGFYNALNSWRESMAEEDVVITGEEFDDVRDNSSGRNIDLL, from the coding sequence ATGAAAGAACAATATACAATAGTAGATGCCAAAAACAAACTGACATCGATCATCCATTCTGTAGAAACCGGCCATGCTGTTAAATTGACCAGGCATGGCAAGCCCGTTGCCGTTTTATTATCAATAAAAGATTATCAAAGGCTTAACAGTAAAAAAGAAGGCTTTTATAATGCCTTGAATTCCTGGCGGGAAAGCATGGCAGAAGAAGATGTAGTTATCACAGGCGAAGAATTTGATGATGTCAGAGATAATTCATCAGGCCGGAACATCGACTTATTATGA
- a CDS encoding type II toxin-antitoxin system VapC family toxin: MMIKYLLDTNILSEPVKAYPNQHIMTMLKKHQNEIITAAPVWHELLYGYLRLPVSRKRDMLEAYLEDVVLKNMDILPYDERAAKWHAEQRAKLSLHGNTPSFVDGQIAAIVSVNDLILVTRNTQDFKLFESIRVLNWHKTG, from the coding sequence ATTATGATAAAGTACCTGCTCGATACAAACATCTTATCCGAACCTGTGAAAGCTTATCCCAACCAGCACATAATGACAATGCTCAAAAAACATCAAAATGAGATTATAACGGCTGCTCCGGTATGGCATGAACTTCTGTACGGCTATCTCCGGCTTCCGGTTTCCCGTAAGCGTGATATGCTCGAAGCATATCTTGAAGATGTCGTACTAAAAAACATGGATATACTTCCCTATGATGAGCGGGCAGCAAAATGGCACGCAGAACAGAGAGCCAAACTATCCCTGCATGGAAATACTCCATCTTTCGTAGACGGTCAGATCGCAGCAATAGTCAGTGTTAATGATCTGATTCTGGTTACACGTAACACTCAGGATTTCAAATTATTTGAAAGTATCCGTGTTTTAAATTGGCATAAAACAGGTTAA